The following nucleotide sequence is from Flavobacteriales bacterium.
ATCGTAATAATTGTTCTGTTTCTGATCACTTTTATCCCGAACAGTTCCAGCAACCCCCCGATTGTAGGCAGCAGCAGACAATGTCCAAGAACCAAGCGTTGCTTTTGAATGTTTCAAATAATCGCATGCAGCTTGTGTAGATTTTTCGAGATGATATCGTTCGTCTATTTCTGTATTCACAGTTAATCCATAGCTCTGAGCAGACGATTCCATAAATTGCCAAATACCTTTGGCTCCGGCTGAAGACACCGCATTTATCAAGCCGCTTTCGGCCACTGCCAAATATTTAAAATCATCGGGTATTCCGTTTTTGGCCAAAATGGTTTCGATGGTTTGAAAATATTTTCTGCTTCTCTTCAGATTTAACAAGGTGTTTGATTGCCAATAAACATTGGTTAATAGTTCTCTCTCCAATCGTTCTCTCACATCCCAGTCGTCAAGCGGAACAACCTCTCCAGCAAAATCAACCACTTCGGGTATAGGTGGTGTGGCAATGCGATAATGGTCTGAAAAATCATCATTTTGATTTTTGAATACTGTGTTATTTTCTTTGATTTCTTTGGTAGAAGAAATAGCCAAAATTACCACCGCAAAAAGCACAAATCCTACTGCTATACTAACTATTTTTAGCGATTTATTCATAATTAAAAATACACTTGAACATCAAAACCAACATGTTTTATAGTACCGTTATTTCCGGTAGCCGGAAAAATATTCTCCATTTTCAGGCCATTGTTTAAATTAAGTAACCCCATACGAATGCTGGGCCTTATTCCAAAAAACTGATAATCCAAATGCACCCCGAGCGTAGCTGCCAAATCAAAGCGTTTAAATCCATAGTTAACAAATGTAGGCTTCACATCGTTGGGTCTAACATAGATTTCTGAGCGAAGAATATACGATCCATCAATTCCGGCGGTAATAAATTTTTTCTGGTTTTCCCCATCTATGTTTAGCATCAAACTAAGTGGAAGATTAACACGAACAAATTTCATCAAATAATAGGAGTCAGTTTTGCCATTTGCAAAGCGTGAACCGCTAAACGAAACATTCGATTCGGCGGTCATTTGCAGCTGTTTCCCAAGTTTTTGCCGAACTGCAAAGCCTAATGCCGATGCGGTTTTGGGGCGTGGATTTTTAAGTTCGGAACCGGCAAGCATGGTATAGTTGATAGCCGCTGTCATGCCAACTCTGGTCTTTGGCAGCAATTCAGTAAAAGGCTGACCAAAGCCAAACAAAGTGACTCCCAACAAGGCTATAAACAGTAAAACTTTTTTACCCATAATTTCAGAACGACAATTTTAACGTTTTCGTTTCTATTCTATCGATTTTCCTTTTAACGCCTTTTCAATGGTATTGTCCAACATTTTTTCGGCAAAGGGTTTTGTATATTCATTTAGCAAATCTTGCTGTTGCTGTATCAAATTTTTATCTTCCGTTTTTATCGAATCTTCCAACTTTTCTAACAGATGCAACACCTCCTTTGTTTCTTTTGAGGTCAAAAATTCGGCATGATTTTCTATAAACTTTCGAGTGTTGTTAACCAAATAGTTTGCCTCGTTTTTGGCTTCTTGCAAAGACCTAAAATTCATATCGCTTTCAGCATTTTGCATTGATTCAAGCAACAATTTCTCAACTTCGTCATCGGACAATCCGTACTGAGGTTTTACGTCTACTGATTGCTCCACGCCAGACCTCAATTCTTTGGCTCTAACCTTTAAAATACCGTCTGCATCCAGCATAAAGGCTATTTCAATTTTGGGCAAACCGGCAGGCATGGCCGGAATATTTTGCAAAACAAATTCGGCCAATTTCCGGTTCTCTTCTACCCTATCACGCTCTCCCTGAAAAACAGATATTTTCAGATTTACTTGCCCATCAACAGA
It contains:
- a CDS encoding lytic transglycosylase domain-containing protein translates to MNKSLKIVSIAVGFVLFAVVILAISSTKEIKENNTVFKNQNDDFSDHYRIATPPIPEVVDFAGEVVPLDDWDVRERLERELLTNVYWQSNTLLNLKRSRKYFQTIETILAKNGIPDDFKYLAVAESGLINAVSSAGAKGIWQFMESSAQSYGLTVNTEIDERYHLEKSTQAACDYLKHSKATLGSWTLSAAAYNRGVAGTVRDKSDQKQNNYYDLYLNTETSRYVFRIIAFKLIMQNPDKYGFSLSDDDYFKPEKTYLLNVDTTIVDLADFAIQNGTSYKMVKLLNPWLRDDHLTIKTGQGHVLKMPE
- a CDS encoding outer membrane beta-barrel protein gives rise to the protein MGKKVLLFIALLGVTLFGFGQPFTELLPKTRVGMTAAINYTMLAGSELKNPRPKTASALGFAVRQKLGKQLQMTAESNVSFSGSRFANGKTDSYYLMKFVRVNLPLSLMLNIDGENQKKFITAGIDGSYILRSEIYVRPNDVKPTFVNYGFKRFDLAATLGVHLDYQFFGIRPSIRMGLLNLNNGLKMENIFPATGNNGTIKHVGFDVQVYF